In Lathyrus oleraceus cultivar Zhongwan6 chromosome 2, CAAS_Psat_ZW6_1.0, whole genome shotgun sequence, the DNA window GGATCATTTGGATCTCCGTACGGGACCACCATCTCAACAAAACTTAACCTGTGTGCTACTGGCCTTCGCCCTTGACTTCCATCAATATAGGCTACTGAATAAATAACCAAACCTTCTCTAGGAGTGAAACCAATACGAAAGTTCCACTGCAAGAAAAAAGTCATCCACTTTTACAAGTTTACAGTTTGCATTTTTCACATTCAAAGATGTTAATATGAAATCAGTATTTAAGTTGGCTAATAGGTTATGCCGCACTTTCAAAAAGGTCAGGTCAGACCTAAAACAAGCCTATGATGGATAATAGTTTAGGCTTGGACCTTGAATGTTTTGAAACTCAGCATATTCAGACCTATAAATACAGATATAAACAACCACCTTCTGCCATTGAATGAAATGGCCGTTGACACGAAAGCTTGGACCTTCAGGCTGAATAATCTGTAAGGGTTTCACATCACTTCTATCCACTCCTCCCCGAGTTTCACCAGAAGAATAATTCCTAAGCGGATCAATAGGTGGGAGAGGGATTAGTTTACGGTCTTCAAACTCAAGAATAACCATATTTTGCATGTCAACGAGTACATAGATTCCTTCAACAGGACGGGCATAGCCGTTTTCCATAGGGCAGTCACTCTCACATCTACAAAAAATTAGTGGTTTAGCTAGCCTGCGGTTCGGAGCATCAGCTTCACTATGATATCCGACACACCTGCAAGTTTCAGCATCTTCCGTATTAGAGCGAATAATTCATTTATGAAATATTTCTCATAAAAGGTCATTCAAATAATCTCAAACGAGCAACTACCAGGCATCCACCATTACAAGATCCATATCCTCAATCCCTCTTCTTTTCATTGCTTCTCGAAACGGAGGGAAGTCCTTCACAACAGCTTCACATTCAGCATACTCTACAGCATCCTGCAAGTATAGAGAAAATAATGCATGCCTAAGTTGATATGAAACTCATCAATGTAAAGACCAATGGATGtaagaaaataaaaatagtaaGTACTTACCATTGGTGGCTGAACATTTGGCACAACTTCAGAAGAAATGACTTTGCCTCTGTGTTGGCCACCTCGAGTTGCTGCATGAACTTCTCGAAGTTCGACAATCCATACGCTTGTCTCATTTGACCTTTTATTGTAAACAACAAGCCGTGCTTTCCTATTGGGAAGTTTGGCAGGAATCAAAGGTCCTCCTCCTTTGGTCCTAGGGAGCAACGATGGCTGGAAAGGAGGGAAGAAATATGCATCCGCCAATGCAACAACTTGCTTAACCGGTTCTACCAAGACTACTTCGACAAAGCGCATGCTATCCCTCACCTAATAAGATACTCAAGCAATACCATCATACAAAAACAAGGATTCAAAGAGGTTACCGGAAAAGTCAAGCATAATTTACATTAGACAATCATAATTATAAGCTTAATCTACATTGAAGAAGTCAATTGAGCAGTCTACCTCAGGGGTTGCCCCGGCTGCTCGAACAGATGAGACAGCTACTGATATTTCCGCAGCAGATAGTGGATCTAGAGGATGACATGTCTGAGCTCTCATCATGACTGGGATACCTATGCCAGAAAGTAATCAAAACAAGATAATTCGATAGAACAACATAAAAAAATACTTTGAAACAAAAAATACTAACACGAATAAAAGGCCAACAAAAATAGGATTAGAAGCAAATAAGTTGCGCTTGAGATATTAAACCAAACATGTGCCTTCACCTAACACTAACAATTTAAGTTTTAAGCTTCCGAATCTCTCTACAAATCCATGTTAGCAACACTTTCACGACATGAACAGAATACTCAAAGAACCCAAAATAACATGTCTCTATCCCTCATCAAAATTTGAAGGAAAGACACCGTAAACTCGAGAGGACAACATAAATTACACATTGCCAAATAGAAATTCCTTCATACTgataaacaataataacaataataatagtCTGATTAGTCAAAAATATCTCAACATTCTTATTCTTCTTTGTTGAATCAGTCAAAGCAGAAATTGCAGTTTATTCAATCAAGTTCTGATAAATGACAAAGAAAAGGATAATATATTTATGTTTTGTAGCCTAAAATAAGTGAAAatgaaaatcaaactcaaattAAAATTGTCTGAATCAGCTAATCAGGATAAGAGTAAGACAAAAATAGTAAATATTCCAAATAAATACCTAAACTAAAATTGAGTAGTAGTTCAACATGAAAATCTTTTCTCATTCTTTAATACAAGTATCTATCTATCCTAATAAAATGAACAAAAGTAAGACCAAAATGAGAAGTAAAAGAAAGAGGGTAAAGGTGAAACCTTTGGTAGTAGGAGTGGTTTTGGGAGGGAATGAATCAAGGGAGGTTGTGTTTCGGGTCGGATCCTGAGATGGATCAGGCGTTGTTTTGTTCTGAGATGTGGCCATTGTAAAGGGCTAGCTAGGTCACGGTAGAAAACTGTAGAGTAGAAGTATAACAGCAAATGCTTCTTTTCTCTTTCTCCCTCACAAAGAAGAAGCTTTATTTGTTTATATCTGATTTCGAAAA includes these proteins:
- the LOC127119262 gene encoding amine oxidase [copper-containing] zeta, peroxisomal isoform X2, with product MATSQNKTTPDPSQDPTRNTTSLDSFPPKTTPTTKVMMRAQTCHPLDPLSAAEISVAVSSVRAAGATPEVRDSMRFVEVVLVEPVKQVVALADAYFFPPFQPSLLPRTKGGGPLIPAKLPNRKARLVVYNKRSNETSVWIVELREVHAATRGGQHRGKVISSEVVPNVQPPMDAVEYAECEAVVKDFPPFREAMKRRGIEDMDLVMVDAWCVGYHSEADAPNRRLAKPLIFCRCESDCPMENGYARPVEGIYVLVDMQNMVILEFEDRKLIPLPPIDPLRNYSSGETRGGVDRSDVKPLQIIQPEGPSFRVNGHFIQWQKWNFRIGFTPREGLVIYSVAYIDGSQGRRPVAHRLSFVEMVVPYGDPNDPHYRKIAFDAGEDGLGKNAQSLKKGCDCLGYIKYFDAHFTNFTGGVETIENCVCMHEEDHGILWKHQDWRTGLAEVRRSRRLTVSFICTVANYEYGFFWYFYQDGKIEAEVKITGILSLGVMQPGETRKYGTTIAPGLYAPVHQHFFVARMDMAVDCKPGEAFNQVVEVDVKVEDPGQNNVHNNAFYAEEKLLKSELEAMRDCNPLSARHWIVRNTRTVNRTGQLTGYRLVPGSNCLPLAGPEAMFLRRAAFLKHNLWVTPYVHNEMHPGGEFPNQNPRVGEGLATWVKENRSLEEADIVLWYVFGVTFIPRLEDWPVMPVERIGFMLMPHGFFNCSPAIDVPPSAGDLDDKEIGMPAKSIQNELIAKL
- the LOC127119262 gene encoding amine oxidase [copper-containing] zeta, peroxisomal isoform X1 — protein: MATSQNKTTPDPSQDPTRNTTSLDSFPPKTTPTTKGIPVMMRAQTCHPLDPLSAAEISVAVSSVRAAGATPEVRDSMRFVEVVLVEPVKQVVALADAYFFPPFQPSLLPRTKGGGPLIPAKLPNRKARLVVYNKRSNETSVWIVELREVHAATRGGQHRGKVISSEVVPNVQPPMDAVEYAECEAVVKDFPPFREAMKRRGIEDMDLVMVDAWCVGYHSEADAPNRRLAKPLIFCRCESDCPMENGYARPVEGIYVLVDMQNMVILEFEDRKLIPLPPIDPLRNYSSGETRGGVDRSDVKPLQIIQPEGPSFRVNGHFIQWQKWNFRIGFTPREGLVIYSVAYIDGSQGRRPVAHRLSFVEMVVPYGDPNDPHYRKIAFDAGEDGLGKNAQSLKKGCDCLGYIKYFDAHFTNFTGGVETIENCVCMHEEDHGILWKHQDWRTGLAEVRRSRRLTVSFICTVANYEYGFFWYFYQDGKIEAEVKITGILSLGVMQPGETRKYGTTIAPGLYAPVHQHFFVARMDMAVDCKPGEAFNQVVEVDVKVEDPGQNNVHNNAFYAEEKLLKSELEAMRDCNPLSARHWIVRNTRTVNRTGQLTGYRLVPGSNCLPLAGPEAMFLRRAAFLKHNLWVTPYVHNEMHPGGEFPNQNPRVGEGLATWVKENRSLEEADIVLWYVFGVTFIPRLEDWPVMPVERIGFMLMPHGFFNCSPAIDVPPSAGDLDDKEIGMPAKSIQNELIAKL